In the bacterium genome, one interval contains:
- a CDS encoding HIT domain-containing protein, translated as MEDFSKYKIKDYTYWSIFLHQNQSYLGRCVVWCNREDALDLADATPEEQRELFVVLRELGGAIQKAFQPDWLNYAFLGNETRHLHGHFIPRYAKPKEFEGIFFEDGLYGHNYKTDHGFSAPAEVVGAIKLRIEEVLKN; from the coding sequence ATGGAAGATTTTTCAAAATATAAAATTAAGGACTATACATACTGGTCAATTTTCCTTCATCAGAATCAAAGCTATCTTGGGCGTTGTGTCGTCTGGTGTAACCGAGAGGATGCTTTGGATTTGGCCGACGCAACTCCAGAAGAACAGCGAGAGCTGTTCGTTGTTCTAAGAGAACTCGGGGGCGCAATTCAAAAAGCATTTCAGCCGGATTGGCTGAACTATGCCTTCCTTGGTAACGAGACAAGGCATTTACATGGACACTTCATTCCGCGTTATGCCAAACCGAAAGAGTTTGAAGGAATCTTTTTCGAGGACGGGCTGTACGGCCATAACTACAAAACTGACCATGGCTTTTCTGCTCCGGCAGAGGTAGTAGGGGCAATTAAATTAAGAATTGAAGAAGTATTGAAAAATTGA
- a CDS encoding AAA family ATPase has protein sequence MPKIISMVNQKGGVGKTTSCVNLSAYLAALGKRVLIVDIDPQANASSGIGIRHESLEAHMYHVLIGEAHPEGVIRHTSLFSCDLLPSAPDLAGAAIELVSMPNREFKLHEALKNIVTPYDYILIDSPPSLGLLTVNGLVAADEIIIPVQCEYYALEGLGQLLKTVELVREHLEKDIKVMGVLLTMYDRRNRLARLVEKEVRRNFPGYVFDTVIPRNVELAEAPSFGKTILQYEPASRGARSYRQLAEEFLRIDVAPSPSPETVKVSEIPVEAGREIQPPATHLMI, from the coding sequence ATGCCAAAAATCATATCAATGGTAAATCAAAAAGGGGGCGTCGGGAAAACGACGTCCTGCGTGAATCTTTCGGCATACCTTGCGGCGCTTGGCAAGCGAGTTCTTATTGTTGATATTGATCCGCAGGCGAACGCTTCAAGCGGCATCGGCATACGCCACGAATCGCTTGAAGCGCATATGTACCACGTACTCATCGGCGAAGCGCATCCGGAAGGCGTCATACGGCACACGTCGCTTTTTTCTTGCGACCTCCTGCCATCGGCTCCGGATCTTGCCGGAGCGGCCATCGAGTTGGTTTCGATGCCCAATCGCGAATTCAAGTTACATGAAGCCCTCAAAAATATCGTTACCCCCTATGATTACATTCTCATTGATTCCCCCCCCTCGCTCGGTCTTCTTACGGTAAACGGCCTTGTCGCCGCAGACGAGATCATCATTCCGGTACAATGCGAATACTATGCCCTGGAAGGACTTGGACAACTGCTTAAAACCGTTGAGCTTGTGCGCGAACACCTTGAAAAAGATATTAAAGTCATGGGTGTTCTGCTCACCATGTATGATCGCAGAAATCGCCTTGCGCGTCTCGTAGAAAAAGAGGTTCGGCGCAATTTCCCGGGGTATGTTTTCGATACGGTCATTCCGCGCAACGTGGAGCTGGCGGAGGCGCCGAGTTTCGGTAAAACCATCTTGCAGTATGAGCCCGCAAGCCGCGGCGCGCGCTCGTATCGCCAGCTGGCGGAGGAATTTTTGAGAATTGATGTTGCGCCATCCCCTTCGCCCGAAACGGTGAAAGTCTCCGAAATCCCCGTTGAAGCTGGGCGCGAAATACAACCTCCGGCTACTCATCTAATGATTTAA
- a CDS encoding ParB/RepB/Spo0J family partition protein, producing the protein MNKSILGRGLSSLIPQKNTGAASPNKENEKTEQPKNEAPGVPKADGRIAEKALSASFGRSGTIDSKIKTADESVFYIEVEKIHPNSQQPRRDFDEESLKDLAESIRRHGIIQPLIVTKHEHQTPRGQEVFYELVAGERRLRASKLSGLRHVPVIIRGVTEEQQKLEVALVENLQRHDLGALEEARAFRKLMDTFGLTQQEVSLRVGKSRPSVANAMRLLDLPQEMQKGLSEGKITEGHARALLGLKDVMHQLSLYKDVVEKNLSVREVEDVVREEAVKVGTRKAKEPRVPDPEVREFQTKLADALGTRVHVKGKVSRGKIVVEFYSREELQNIIGKIAGEK; encoded by the coding sequence ATGAATAAATCAATTCTTGGAAGGGGGCTTTCGTCCCTCATTCCACAAAAAAATACGGGTGCCGCTTCTCCAAACAAGGAAAACGAGAAAACGGAACAACCAAAAAATGAGGCTCCGGGCGTTCCAAAAGCCGACGGACGAATTGCGGAAAAAGCTCTTTCGGCGTCCTTTGGACGCTCCGGTACAATAGATTCAAAAATAAAAACAGCCGATGAAAGCGTATTTTATATAGAAGTGGAGAAAATACACCCGAACTCCCAACAACCCAGGCGCGATTTTGACGAAGAATCGCTTAAGGACCTTGCCGAATCCATCCGAAGACACGGCATCATACAGCCGCTCATAGTTACCAAACACGAACACCAGACGCCGCGAGGGCAGGAAGTATTTTATGAACTTGTCGCAGGAGAACGAAGGCTTCGCGCGTCCAAACTCTCCGGCCTCAGACATGTACCGGTCATCATTCGCGGGGTTACCGAGGAACAGCAAAAGCTCGAGGTAGCCCTTGTGGAGAATCTGCAACGGCACGACCTGGGAGCGCTGGAAGAAGCACGCGCCTTTCGAAAACTTATGGACACGTTCGGTCTCACGCAACAGGAGGTGTCGCTGCGCGTGGGTAAATCGCGACCCTCCGTTGCCAACGCAATGCGGCTTTTGGACCTTCCTCAAGAGATGCAGAAAGGTCTTTCGGAAGGAAAAATAACCGAAGGGCACGCACGGGCATTATTGGGGCTGAAAGATGTAATGCATCAACTATCATTATATAAAGATGTTGTGGAGAAGAACTTGAGCGTGCGAGAGGTTGAGGACGTGGTGCGCGAGGAGGCGGTAAAAGTCGGGACTCGAAAAGCAAAAGAACCGCGCGTACCAGACCCGGAAGTGCGCGAATTCCAAACAAAGCTTGCCGATGCCTTAGGCACGCGAGTACACGTGAAAGGGAAAGTGAGCCGCGGAAAGATTGTGGTGGAATTCTATAGCCGCGAGGAACTGCAAAATATCATCGGGAAGATAGCCGGAGAAAAATAA
- a CDS encoding bifunctional (p)ppGpp synthetase/guanosine-3',5'-bis(diphosphate) 3'-pyrophosphohydrolase, translated as MPCGVARGFVASLLIIEARWGHAFLHWALVFGMTKDQLIVVIKKNPHLDAETIERAYDVAARAHQSQKRDSGEPYITHPTAVASLLADVGMDTSTVVAGLLHDVAEDTPVTIDEIREIFGEEVAFFVEGVTKLEKIPTGGSAARTETLRKMFLATAQDIRVALIKLADRLHNMQTLRTCTTEKCQRVAQETMDIYAPLASRLGMGEWKGQLEDLAFPHLHPKEYEWLLQRIDKVYAEREAYAEKVVPIIKEHLAADDLVPLELHARPKHYWSLYQKLLAHDMDLGKVHDLVALRIIVKSVEECYRALGVLHKHFTPLPGRIKDYIALPKGSGYQSLHTTVFCVDGRITEFQIRTPAMHEEAEYGIAAHWHYKKRQGEKRTSKKVLNAGLGSKLKWIDQLQEWQKAAKGSKEFVDALKLEFLKRRIFVFTPRGDIIDLPVGATAVDFAYAIHSEIGHRCAGAKADGRIIPLSQALESGMLVEIMTRKDPQPSRDWLFFIKTSEARKKITAWIKRRDVIDQEEERAEKIELMPEEMAAQSKEKKPTSSPDGIGVVVKGMHGVLTRLAKCCSPLPGEAIEGYTTVQGGITIHKAACANLKKAKAPRHIPVSWQKDALALHPATIKVRGQTRVGLLRDVSETISKSGFNILSLTAYDTPDGEGVQIVTVEVRSMDELTELIGDIRSVKNVFSVERV; from the coding sequence ATGCCCTGCGGCGTAGCACGGGGTTTCGTCGCTTCGCTTCTCATCATTGAAGCCCGGTGGGGGCATGCGTTCTTGCATTGGGCTCTAGTATTTGGTATGACCAAGGATCAACTCATTGTTGTTATAAAAAAAAATCCGCATCTTGACGCGGAAACGATTGAGCGCGCGTATGACGTTGCCGCAAGAGCCCACCAAAGCCAGAAGCGCGATAGCGGCGAGCCTTACATTACGCATCCGACGGCGGTTGCCTCATTGCTTGCCGATGTGGGCATGGATACCTCGACGGTTGTAGCGGGACTTTTGCATGATGTTGCGGAAGACACTCCCGTCACGATTGATGAGATCCGAGAAATCTTCGGAGAAGAAGTCGCTTTTTTTGTGGAAGGCGTCACCAAGCTCGAAAAAATTCCCACCGGGGGTAGTGCGGCGCGCACCGAAACTTTGCGGAAAATGTTTCTTGCAACTGCCCAGGACATCCGTGTAGCGCTCATCAAGCTTGCCGACAGGCTTCATAACATGCAAACGCTGCGCACGTGTACGACCGAAAAATGCCAAAGAGTCGCGCAGGAGACCATGGATATTTATGCGCCGCTCGCGAGTCGTCTGGGCATGGGTGAATGGAAGGGGCAACTGGAGGACCTCGCCTTCCCGCATCTGCATCCGAAGGAATATGAATGGCTCCTACAGAGGATAGATAAGGTTTATGCGGAGCGCGAGGCGTATGCAGAAAAAGTAGTTCCTATTATAAAAGAACATCTTGCCGCCGACGATCTTGTGCCCCTGGAACTGCACGCGCGCCCGAAGCATTACTGGTCTCTCTACCAAAAACTGCTTGCACACGATATGGACCTGGGAAAGGTTCACGATTTGGTGGCGCTTCGTATTATTGTAAAAAGCGTCGAAGAATGCTATCGGGCGCTGGGAGTATTGCATAAACATTTCACGCCGCTCCCGGGACGCATCAAGGATTACATTGCGCTTCCCAAAGGCAGCGGATACCAAAGTTTGCATACCACGGTATTCTGTGTGGACGGGCGCATTACCGAGTTTCAGATCCGTACGCCCGCAATGCACGAGGAGGCCGAATACGGCATTGCCGCCCATTGGCATTATAAAAAACGCCAGGGAGAAAAAAGGACATCCAAAAAAGTTCTCAACGCAGGACTCGGAAGCAAACTTAAATGGATCGATCAGCTTCAAGAATGGCAGAAAGCCGCCAAGGGGTCTAAAGAATTCGTGGATGCGCTGAAGCTTGAGTTCCTTAAAAGGCGGATTTTCGTATTCACCCCGAGAGGCGATATCATTGACCTGCCGGTCGGCGCGACCGCTGTTGATTTTGCATATGCTATACATTCGGAGATCGGACACCGCTGCGCAGGAGCCAAAGCGGATGGGCGCATCATTCCCCTTTCTCAGGCGCTGGAGAGCGGCATGCTTGTGGAAATTATGACGCGCAAAGACCCCCAGCCAAGCCGCGACTGGCTGTTTTTCATAAAAACATCCGAAGCAAGAAAGAAAATTACCGCGTGGATCAAGAGACGCGATGTAATAGATCAAGAAGAGGAACGTGCTGAAAAGATTGAATTGATGCCCGAAGAGATGGCGGCGCAGTCAAAGGAGAAAAAGCCGACTTCTTCTCCAGATGGCATAGGAGTTGTTGTAAAAGGAATGCATGGGGTTCTGACGCGTCTTGCCAAATGCTGTTCTCCATTGCCCGGCGAAGCGATCGAAGGATACACGACGGTGCAGGGCGGCATCACCATTCACAAGGCGGCCTGCGCGAATCTAAAAAAAGCGAAAGCCCCACGGCATATACCCGTCTCCTGGCAGAAAGATGCGCTTGCTCTGCATCCGGCGACCATCAAGGTGCGTGGACAAACCCGCGTTGGCCTGTTAAGAGACGTAAGCGAAACTATTTCGAAATCCGGCTTCAATATTTTGTCTCTTACCGCCTACGATACGCCTGACGGCGAGGGGGTGCAGATTGTGACGGTGGAGGTGCGGAGCATGGATGAGTTGACGGAACTTATCGGCGATATTAGGTCGGTCAAGAACGTGTTTTCCGTTGAGCGCGTTTAA
- a CDS encoding proline dehydrogenase family protein: MIILPLFDNFAGKQGQKKGDEMMRALLIELSRNKWIARRVTKNGWACRMARRFVAGETLEDAIGTARRLNSEGLAVSLDYLGEHAQGREAAHCAGLTYLRILERIANEGLDANISVKLTQLGLEVNDDLCEELITSLCVHLRDSSQIVRVDMEGSAYTQRTINVVKNVLQRMPSIGIVIQAYLYRSEHDIEELLKRGCRIRLCKGAYREKPNIAFPKKRDVDANFLKLMKTLLASGVYHGIATHDENMIEATKDFVETRGIKKDAFEFQMLYGIRGDIQKKLVHDGYRVRAYVPYGTEWFPYFMRRLAERPANLFFLLRNL; the protein is encoded by the coding sequence ATGATAATTCTTCCGTTGTTTGACAATTTTGCAGGCAAACAGGGGCAAAAGAAGGGAGACGAGATGATGCGTGCCCTATTGATAGAACTTTCGAGAAATAAATGGATAGCCCGCCGGGTCACGAAAAATGGATGGGCTTGCCGTATGGCGCGCAGATTCGTTGCGGGCGAGACCCTCGAGGATGCTATTGGGACGGCAAGACGTCTCAATTCCGAAGGACTTGCCGTGAGCCTCGACTACCTCGGGGAGCACGCGCAAGGTCGCGAGGCCGCCCATTGCGCTGGACTTACCTATCTCCGGATTCTTGAGCGCATCGCAAATGAGGGGCTTGACGCGAACATTTCCGTAAAACTCACCCAGCTTGGACTCGAGGTGAACGACGATCTGTGCGAAGAGCTTATCACCTCGCTCTGTGTCCATCTGCGTGATTCTTCCCAAATAGTGCGCGTCGACATGGAGGGTTCCGCTTACACCCAGCGAACGATTAATGTCGTAAAAAATGTTCTACAGAGAATGCCATCAATCGGTATCGTCATCCAGGCGTATCTGTACCGCAGCGAGCACGACATTGAAGAACTTTTAAAGCGCGGCTGCCGGATACGGCTTTGTAAGGGCGCGTACCGGGAGAAGCCGAATATCGCGTTTCCCAAAAAACGAGATGTGGATGCAAATTTTTTGAAACTTATGAAAACGCTTCTTGCAAGCGGCGTCTATCATGGCATCGCCACGCACGATGAAAACATGATCGAGGCGACAAAAGACTTTGTTGAGACACGCGGAATCAAAAAAGATGCATTCGAGTTCCAGATGCTCTACGGTATTCGAGGAGATATTCAAAAAAAACTAGTGCACGACGGCTATCGCGTACGCGCATACGTTCCCTACGGAACGGAGTGGTTTCCGTACTTCATGCGGCGGCTGGCCGAACGCCCCGCGAATCTTTTCTTTCTTCTCCGCAATCTCTAA
- a CDS encoding serine protein kinase, with the protein MKNEIPNDINGLLEHDRSEQGKKVFRGTCREYLDIVRANPGIVRLAHATVYDHVIMAAGVTTVDVEKDPRLRRLYSAETLRELNFFKDKFFGIRDTVDAIGRYFQGAKNRGEESRQILYFVGPVGSGKTSLVEELKKGMESAPPVYAVKDCPQQDAPLLLIPKHLRKKMEGLLGVRIEGDICPVCRYRLTETDKIERLTKDCFANEKCLIDNDKKKGVDWPAFWKMYHQEFDYRDEAGNVLWEKYPVEMVSFSIRARRGIASVPPTDPNNQDTSVIFGDIDISKIDRYPEDHPLVLRLNGACNRGNRGIVEFIEIFKNPPEFLHPVITATQEKAIPSPGKTAMIYFDGVIIAHSNEPDYNKFISDNSNVAIQNRVYPIRVPYAIEISEETAIYEKYLKSTDFKGSVAPHTLEVAAMFSVLTRLKPSQKCDLLTKLYLYDGRAVIEKGQAKRIDISELKEEATNEGMSGISTRTIFKAIDYAISMSDHDCINPLTIREAIMEMLKKEHLADDMRMRYVEEILRGIVHKEYLKILEKEITRAYVHAYEDRAETFFQNYWDNVAAWCLHKKVKDRATKEERDPDIASMSAVEGQLGLSGGATEGFRHDFIAYAQEVLRGGGKLSYKSYEPLKEAIEGVLTASLRKEARIITGATARDDEQGKRYDAMIERMRTIGYHPHCSEVILRYAYNNVWKD; encoded by the coding sequence ATGAAAAACGAAATCCCGAACGACATTAACGGACTTTTGGAACATGACCGAAGCGAACAGGGAAAGAAGGTCTTTCGCGGAACTTGCCGCGAATACCTGGATATTGTGCGGGCTAATCCTGGGATCGTGCGACTTGCCCACGCTACCGTCTACGATCACGTTATCATGGCGGCCGGCGTAACCACCGTCGACGTTGAAAAGGACCCGCGCCTGCGTCGGCTTTACAGCGCGGAAACCTTGCGGGAACTTAATTTTTTCAAAGATAAATTTTTCGGAATTCGCGATACGGTGGATGCTATCGGACGCTACTTCCAGGGAGCCAAAAATCGTGGCGAGGAGTCTCGACAGATCCTCTACTTCGTGGGGCCCGTCGGATCTGGAAAAACTTCTTTGGTTGAAGAATTAAAGAAGGGTATGGAGAGTGCGCCGCCCGTCTATGCCGTCAAGGATTGTCCGCAGCAAGACGCCCCGCTCCTTCTTATCCCCAAGCACCTGAGAAAAAAGATGGAGGGGCTGCTCGGCGTGAGAATTGAGGGAGATATTTGTCCCGTCTGCCGCTATCGCCTCACCGAAACCGACAAGATCGAACGGCTAACCAAGGATTGTTTCGCGAACGAGAAGTGTCTCATCGACAACGACAAGAAAAAAGGAGTCGACTGGCCGGCGTTCTGGAAAATGTATCATCAAGAGTTCGATTATCGTGACGAGGCGGGGAATGTGCTTTGGGAAAAGTATCCCGTGGAAATGGTTTCCTTCTCCATCCGTGCTCGGCGCGGTATCGCTTCGGTCCCGCCGACCGACCCGAATAATCAGGATACCAGCGTCATTTTCGGCGATATCGATATTTCCAAGATCGACCGATATCCGGAAGATCATCCGCTGGTATTGCGTCTGAACGGCGCCTGTAACCGCGGAAACCGTGGCATTGTGGAATTCATCGAGATCTTTAAGAACCCGCCGGAGTTTTTACATCCGGTCATTACCGCTACGCAGGAGAAGGCCATTCCTTCGCCGGGCAAAACCGCAATGATCTATTTTGACGGCGTTATCATCGCCCACTCCAACGAACCCGACTATAACAAGTTCATTTCCGACAATTCCAACGTCGCCATCCAAAATCGCGTCTACCCCATCCGCGTTCCTTATGCGATCGAAATTTCCGAGGAGACCGCGATATACGAGAAGTATCTGAAAAGCACCGATTTCAAAGGAAGCGTCGCGCCACACACTCTGGAGGTCGCGGCGATGTTTTCGGTGCTGACGCGTTTGAAGCCGTCGCAGAAGTGCGATCTCTTGACAAAGTTGTATCTGTATGACGGCCGCGCAGTCATCGAGAAGGGACAGGCCAAGCGCATTGATATTTCGGAATTGAAAGAGGAAGCAACGAACGAGGGCATGTCTGGCATTTCCACGCGCACCATCTTCAAAGCCATCGATTATGCCATCTCCATGAGCGATCATGATTGCATCAATCCGCTTACTATCCGCGAGGCTATCATGGAAATGCTCAAAAAAGAGCACCTTGCCGATGATATGCGTATGCGATACGTGGAAGAAATTCTGCGCGGGATCGTACACAAGGAATATCTGAAGATCCTGGAAAAAGAAATCACTCGCGCCTACGTGCATGCATACGAGGATCGTGCCGAAACATTCTTCCAGAATTACTGGGATAACGTAGCGGCCTGGTGCCTTCACAAAAAGGTCAAGGACCGCGCTACCAAGGAAGAGCGCGATCCGGATATCGCCAGCATGTCGGCAGTCGAGGGGCAGCTTGGCCTTTCCGGAGGAGCTACCGAAGGATTCCGGCACGATTTCATTGCCTACGCGCAGGAAGTACTTCGCGGAGGAGGAAAGCTTTCATACAAGAGCTATGAGCCGCTTAAGGAAGCCATTGAGGGCGTGCTTACCGCATCTCTCCGCAAGGAAGCCCGTATTATTACCGGGGCAACCGCGCGCGACGATGAACAGGGTAAGCGGTACGACGCCATGATCGAACGTATGCGAACAATCGGATACCATCCGCACTGCTCGGAAGTGATTCTCCGATATGCGTACAATAACGTCTGGAAAGACTAA
- a CDS encoding DUF444 family protein, translated as MAIFRDSSRESDRGAEDRARHRELVRESVQENIGDIIGEEDIIGVSGNKKIRVPIRGIKEYRFVYGENGGGVGEGKEGMEPGDTFSKQGGKGRMPGPGGDDPGEEIYETEIFLDELLDIAFEDLMLPEEAKKRLREIEVEQHAKRYGYRKAGPPPRRSKKRTARERLKRKKATERATLERAEDQALSPATPLDGQEEHFPFHNQDLRYHYVKKTKRRESNAVVFCVMDVSGSMDITKKYLARMFYFLLYRFLKTKYARVEVVFIVHHTVAREATEQEFFHHVESGGTHISSGAIKALEIVDERFDPTVWNIHYFHCSDGENFEHDNPAAIKAFRQLTDIANLVGYGEIKPETGFDWGSITPILEKEIRADNFAVVKIRDRKDLWKAFKELLSKEQLDRRKTS; from the coding sequence ATGGCTATATTCCGAGATTCTTCCAGAGAAAGCGACCGGGGCGCAGAAGACCGCGCCAGGCACCGAGAGCTCGTACGAGAATCGGTTCAGGAAAACATCGGGGATATCATCGGGGAAGAAGATATCATCGGCGTATCCGGAAATAAGAAAATCAGAGTTCCCATCCGTGGTATCAAGGAGTACCGTTTCGTTTACGGAGAAAACGGTGGGGGCGTTGGCGAGGGCAAAGAAGGCATGGAGCCCGGTGACACCTTCTCTAAGCAAGGAGGGAAGGGCCGTATGCCGGGACCCGGCGGAGACGATCCCGGCGAGGAAATATATGAGACCGAGATCTTTCTCGACGAGCTTCTTGATATTGCCTTCGAGGACCTCATGTTGCCGGAAGAAGCGAAAAAGAGGCTTCGGGAGATCGAAGTAGAACAGCATGCCAAACGCTATGGCTACCGAAAGGCCGGACCCCCGCCGCGCCGATCAAAAAAGCGCACAGCGAGAGAACGGCTGAAGCGCAAGAAGGCAACCGAACGCGCAACGCTGGAACGGGCAGAAGACCAAGCCTTGTCTCCCGCCACACCCCTGGACGGCCAGGAAGAACATTTTCCCTTCCACAATCAGGACCTTCGGTATCACTACGTAAAGAAAACGAAGCGCCGTGAATCGAACGCCGTGGTGTTTTGCGTCATGGATGTTTCCGGTTCCATGGATATTACCAAAAAATATCTTGCGCGCATGTTCTACTTCCTGCTCTATCGATTCCTAAAAACGAAATACGCGCGAGTAGAAGTGGTGTTCATCGTACACCACACCGTGGCCCGGGAAGCCACCGAACAGGAATTCTTCCACCACGTGGAATCCGGCGGCACCCATATTTCCAGCGGCGCCATAAAGGCGCTTGAGATCGTCGATGAGCGCTTTGACCCCACGGTATGGAATATTCACTACTTCCACTGCTCCGATGGCGAAAATTTCGAGCATGATAACCCGGCAGCGATCAAAGCGTTTCGCCAGCTGACCGATATTGCCAATCTCGTTGGCTATGGAGAGATCAAGCCGGAAACGGGATTTGACTGGGGAAGCATCACGCCAATCCTTGAAAAAGAAATTCGCGCGGATAACTTTGCCGTAGTAAAAATCCGAGATCGGAAAGATCTCTGGAAGGCATTCAAAGAACTTCTCTCCAAGGAGCAGCTGGATCGGAGGAAAACATCATGA
- a CDS encoding SpoVR family protein, which produces MTDWTIKDLERYEEAISKIAKEEGLNCFEQEYEICDHAEMIGYMAYNGMPAHYPHWSFGKSFERSETLYRYGVQGLPYEMVINADPSLAYLMRSNSLALHIVTIAHAGCGHNDFFKNNRCFRHTRPEYTMQRFKTHADRVREYTKDPSIGRRRVEQVLTAAHALSLHRRRNIEAPRLNQAEQRKRLFESAQPRKDEWTDIHSRPDYKTPDLSRVPLEPEEDILLFIRDFNPSLESWEKDLLTIVAEESDYFWPQIETKIMNEGWATYWHYKILNSLKLPPELHLEFLKLHNQVIAPHIGSINPYRLGFELFKDIYRRWENPTPEEKEKYGLSGGEGKSKIFSVRAAERDISFLHQYLTEEFLRRFFFVEYAEDEEEIMITDTVDEHNWQDFRGQIVQNTGSNSIPDIRVYDSNFKNAQTLLALHCFDGRELHPEYAAHTLRHFQTLWRRRVHLLTWNLREKACWLYTTDPSDKITQHKHCESPDCPLRKWLKERGQEHLIL; this is translated from the coding sequence ATGACCGACTGGACCATAAAAGACTTGGAACGTTATGAAGAGGCCATTTCCAAGATCGCCAAAGAAGAGGGGCTGAACTGCTTTGAACAGGAGTACGAGATATGCGACCATGCGGAGATGATCGGCTATATGGCCTACAACGGTATGCCCGCCCACTACCCGCACTGGTCTTTTGGGAAATCATTCGAGCGCAGTGAGACTCTGTACCGCTACGGCGTGCAGGGCCTGCCCTACGAGATGGTGATCAACGCCGACCCATCTCTTGCCTACCTCATGCGCTCCAATTCTCTTGCATTGCACATTGTGACCATAGCGCATGCGGGATGTGGTCATAATGATTTCTTCAAGAATAATCGATGCTTCAGGCACACCCGACCCGAGTATACGATGCAGCGCTTCAAGACACATGCGGACCGGGTGCGCGAATACACCAAAGACCCAAGCATCGGACGCCGACGCGTAGAGCAGGTGCTGACCGCGGCGCACGCCTTATCGCTGCATCGGAGGCGAAACATTGAAGCGCCGCGCCTGAATCAAGCCGAACAGCGCAAACGACTATTTGAATCTGCTCAGCCGCGAAAAGACGAGTGGACCGACATCCACTCTCGGCCCGACTATAAGACCCCGGATCTATCACGTGTCCCGCTTGAGCCGGAGGAGGACATCCTGCTTTTTATCAGGGACTTTAATCCGTCCCTTGAATCTTGGGAAAAAGACTTGCTTACTATCGTTGCCGAGGAATCCGATTACTTCTGGCCGCAGATAGAAACCAAGATCATGAACGAAGGGTGGGCAACCTACTGGCACTATAAGATTCTGAACAGCCTGAAACTTCCTCCAGAATTGCACCTGGAATTCCTTAAACTGCACAATCAGGTTATCGCGCCGCACATCGGCTCAATCAATCCCTATCGTCTGGGATTTGAGCTTTTCAAGGATATTTACCGGCGGTGGGAGAATCCCACGCCGGAAGAGAAGGAGAAATATGGTCTGTCCGGCGGCGAGGGAAAATCGAAAATATTTTCCGTGCGCGCAGCCGAGCGCGATATTTCCTTTCTGCATCAGTATCTGACGGAGGAGTTCCTACGCCGCTTCTTTTTCGTCGAGTACGCCGAAGATGAAGAAGAAATTATGATCACCGACACGGTGGATGAGCATAACTGGCAAGATTTTCGCGGCCAGATCGTGCAAAACACTGGATCAAACTCCATTCCCGATATTCGGGTATACGACAGTAACTTCAAAAACGCCCAAACGCTACTTGCCCTGCACTGCTTTGACGGGCGCGAGCTCCACCCCGAATACGCCGCCCATACGCTGCGTCACTTTCAGACGCTTTGGCGCAGGCGGGTACATCTTTTAACCTGGAATCTCCGGGAAAAAGCATGCTGGCTCTACACCACGGATCCGTCCGATAAGATAACCCAGCATAAACATTGCGAATCTCCCGATTGCCCATTGCGAAAATGGCTGAAAGAGCGTGGGCAGGAGCACTTGATATTGTAG